The following proteins are co-located in the Gemmatimonadaceae bacterium genome:
- a CDS encoding class I SAM-dependent methyltransferase, which translates to MHDYTAETYGERIADIYDSWYAAYDERSIDALADLAQAGPVLELGIGTGRIALPLRRRGVQVHGVDASAAMVAKLRAKPGGAAIPVTLSSFDDFALDERFSLAFIAFNTFFAFLTQAQQVRCMETVARHLAPGGRFVIEAFVPDLTRFVSGQTMRVIGVDTGEVRIDASLLDLAQQRVTSQHIVLTEGGVRLYPVTLRYVWPSELDLMARIAGLRLEHRWADWGQETFGRESTKHISIYQRVS; encoded by the coding sequence ATGCACGACTACACCGCCGAGACATACGGCGAGCGCATCGCCGACATCTACGACTCGTGGTACGCCGCGTACGACGAGCGCTCGATCGACGCGCTCGCCGACCTCGCGCAGGCTGGACCCGTCTTGGAACTCGGCATCGGCACAGGCCGCATTGCGCTTCCATTGCGGCGCCGGGGCGTCCAGGTGCACGGCGTTGATGCGTCGGCGGCAATGGTCGCGAAGCTTCGCGCCAAACCCGGCGGCGCGGCGATTCCCGTCACCCTGTCGTCGTTCGACGATTTTGCGCTGGACGAGCGCTTCTCGCTCGCCTTCATCGCGTTCAATACGTTCTTCGCCTTCCTCACGCAGGCGCAGCAAGTCCGGTGTATGGAGACGGTCGCGCGTCACCTTGCTCCCGGAGGCCGTTTCGTGATCGAGGCGTTCGTGCCGGACCTCACGCGCTTCGTGTCGGGGCAGACGATGCGCGTGATCGGTGTCGACACGGGAGAAGTGCGGATCGATGCGTCGCTGCTGGATCTGGCGCAGCAACGGGTGACCAGCCAGCACATTGTCCTAACGGAGGGCGGCGTCCGCCTCTATCCGGTCACGCTCCGCTATGTCTGGCCGTCGGAACTGGATCTCATGGCGCGCATCGCGGGCCTGCGTCTCGAGCATCGATGGGCGGATTGGGGGCAAGAAACGTTCGGGCGCGAGAGCACCAAGCACATTTCCATCTATCAGCGCGTGTCCTGA
- a CDS encoding PIN domain-containing protein, translated as MGVVLDTSIIVAGERGTLRLEAMLASLGEEPVAIAAITASELLHGANRGADAGLRARRAAFAESVLDLLPVLPFGLTEARRHAQLWADLLAAGELIGPHAMLVAATAMAHGYGVATMSERELARVPGLRVVPTAPFRT; from the coding sequence GTGGGAGTAGTGCTGGACACCTCGATCATCGTCGCCGGTGAGCGCGGCACGCTCAGACTCGAAGCCATGCTCGCGTCGCTCGGCGAGGAGCCGGTCGCGATCGCCGCCATCACCGCCTCCGAGCTGCTGCATGGCGCGAATCGGGGGGCGGATGCCGGCCTGCGCGCGCGACGGGCGGCGTTTGCCGAGTCGGTGCTCGACCTCCTGCCGGTGCTGCCCTTTGGCCTAACTGAAGCACGGCGCCATGCGCAGCTGTGGGCTGACCTGCTGGCGGCGGGCGAGCTCATCGGGCCGCACGCGATGCTCGTCGCCGCCACGGCGATGGCCCATGGCTACGGCGTAGCGACGATGAGCGAGCGCGAGTTGGCGCGCGTGCCGGGGTTGCGCGTGGTGCCGACGGCGCCCTTCCGCACCTGA
- a CDS encoding ribbon-helix-helix protein, CopG family, translating to MHLTLRLSRELARAVARWARAHGVPKSQVVRDAVAAHVGVAGAGGAAIDTARITPARSAAARWASLPHLTSQEAGGLAGGIAASRTGLPSVESPWE from the coding sequence ATGCACCTGACGCTTCGGCTCTCGCGCGAGCTCGCCCGGGCCGTGGCCCGGTGGGCCCGGGCGCACGGCGTGCCCAAGTCGCAGGTCGTGCGCGACGCGGTCGCGGCGCACGTGGGCGTCGCGGGCGCTGGCGGCGCGGCCATCGATACCGCCCGCATCACTCCCGCGCGCTCCGCGGCTGCCCGATGGGCGTCGTTGCCGCACCTGACGTCACAGGAAGCGGGCGGGCTGGCCGGAGGGATTGCGGCGAGTCGGACGGGTCTGCCGTCGGTCGAGTCGCCGTGGGAGTAG
- a CDS encoding AlkA N-terminal domain-containing protein, producing the protein MTHDTTALYQALAAHDPRFDGVFYVGVTSTGIYCRPVCTARTPKAANCRFFDSAAAAEKANFRPCLRCRPELAPGNAPVDDAHRIASLIAQRIDEGMLDDGAGLESIARRFGWSSRQIRRMMQRELGVSPMELVLTRRLLLAKQLLTETTLPMSEVAFASGFASVRRFNDAFNGRYGIPPAQFRRATPDARSTATSSGTCSLQLVYREPFEWDALLSFLGARAMRGVECVEGGAYLRTVRLGTHRGWLRVTHAPVRRALMVELTHTLTPVLPAVLGRLRHLFDLSARPDVIAAHLSRDPALALSVARHPGLRVPGAFDGFELAVRAILGQQITVRAATTIAGRFVAALGEPVRTPHAGLDRAAPTADRVAQARVEDLAALGIIRARAGSILALAREAASGRLVLAAGARPDEVISRLEALPGVGPWTAQYIAMRALRWPDAFPKEDLAARKALGGATPAAADVASHAWRPWRSYALLHLWQSSAGR; encoded by the coding sequence ATGACCCATGACACGACAGCGCTCTATCAGGCACTGGCGGCGCATGACCCGCGGTTCGACGGCGTGTTCTACGTCGGCGTGACATCCACCGGCATCTATTGTCGTCCCGTGTGCACGGCTAGGACGCCGAAGGCGGCGAATTGCCGCTTCTTCGACAGCGCCGCAGCGGCGGAGAAGGCGAATTTTCGTCCGTGTCTCCGATGCCGGCCCGAGCTGGCGCCCGGCAACGCACCGGTCGACGATGCGCATCGCATTGCGAGTCTCATTGCCCAACGGATCGACGAAGGGATGCTCGACGACGGCGCGGGGCTCGAGTCGATTGCCCGGCGCTTCGGCTGGAGCTCGAGACAGATTCGCCGCATGATGCAGCGCGAGCTGGGCGTCTCGCCGATGGAGTTGGTGCTCACGCGACGGTTGCTGCTGGCGAAGCAGCTGCTCACCGAGACGACACTGCCGATGTCCGAAGTCGCGTTCGCCAGCGGATTCGCCAGCGTCCGCCGCTTCAACGATGCGTTCAACGGCCGCTATGGCATCCCGCCGGCCCAGTTTCGTCGGGCGACGCCCGACGCGCGGAGCACGGCGACGTCGTCGGGCACGTGTTCCTTGCAGCTCGTCTATCGCGAGCCATTCGAGTGGGACGCGCTGCTGTCGTTTCTGGGCGCGCGCGCGATGCGCGGCGTGGAATGCGTGGAGGGAGGCGCGTATCTGCGCACCGTGCGTCTGGGGACGCACCGGGGATGGCTGCGCGTGACACACGCCCCGGTCCGGCGCGCGCTGATGGTCGAGCTCACGCACACGCTGACGCCCGTGCTGCCGGCCGTGTTAGGCAGGCTGCGCCATCTCTTCGATCTGAGCGCCCGGCCCGATGTGATCGCCGCGCATCTGTCGCGCGATCCGGCGCTCGCCTTGTCCGTCGCGCGCCACCCCGGACTGCGGGTGCCGGGCGCCTTCGACGGCTTCGAGCTGGCGGTGCGCGCCATCCTTGGACAGCAGATCACGGTCAGGGCGGCGACAACGATCGCGGGGCGCTTCGTGGCGGCGTTAGGCGAGCCGGTGCGCACGCCCCATGCCGGTCTCGACCGCGCCGCGCCGACCGCCGACCGCGTGGCCCAGGCCCGCGTCGAGGACCTGGCGGCGCTCGGCATCATCCGGGCGCGCGCCGGGAGCATTCTGGCGCTGGCGCGCGAGGCGGCCTCCGGACGGCTCGTGCTCGCAGCCGGCGCGCGTCCCGACGAGGTGATCTCGCGCCTCGAGGCGCTGCCCGGCGTCGGGCCCTGGACCGCACAGTACATCGCGATGCGGGCGCTGCGCTGGCCCGACGCCTTCCCGAAGGAAGACCTCGCCGCCCGCAAAGCGTTAGGCGGCGCGACGCCGGCCGCCGCCGACGTCGCGTCGCACGCGTGGCGGCCGTGGCGCAGCTACGCGCTGCTGCACCTGTGGCAGAGCTCCGCCGGCCGGTGA
- a CDS encoding methylated-DNA--[protein]-cysteine S-methyltransferase, with the protein MPATLRTRSRRTGAPIARRDGGDVIRIAFASSPIGLLLVARSDAGVVAVLIGDDRDALRRELQRRIPLGTIADADGSLDALAAEVAALVDTPDRSLGVPLDMRGTPFQQEVWRALRAIPPGTTITYGELAARLGRPQSARAVGAACGANPLAILVPCHRVVAQTGALTGYRWGVARKQALLRRESSARR; encoded by the coding sequence ATGCCCGCTACTCTTCGCACTCGCTCGCGCCGTACCGGCGCACCGATTGCGCGCCGCGACGGCGGCGACGTGATCCGGATCGCGTTCGCCAGCTCCCCGATCGGGCTCCTGCTCGTCGCCCGCAGCGATGCCGGCGTCGTGGCCGTGCTCATCGGCGACGACCGGGACGCGCTGCGGCGCGAGCTGCAACGCCGCATTCCGTTAGGCACCATCGCGGACGCCGACGGGTCGCTCGACGCGCTCGCCGCGGAGGTCGCTGCGCTCGTCGACACGCCGGATCGATCGCTCGGTGTGCCGCTCGACATGCGCGGCACGCCCTTCCAACAGGAAGTCTGGCGCGCGCTGCGCGCCATTCCGCCCGGCACCACCATCACGTACGGCGAGCTCGCGGCGCGCCTCGGCCGTCCGCAATCCGCGCGCGCGGTCGGTGCCGCGTGCGGCGCCAATCCGCTGGCGATCCTCGTCCCGTGTCATCGCGTCGTCGCGCAGACCGGTGCGCTGACCGGGTACCGATGGGGTGTCGCTCGCAAGCAAGCTCTCCTGCGGCGCGAATCCTCCGCGCGTCGCTGA